In the Shewanella sp. OMA3-2 genome, one interval contains:
- the barA gene encoding two-component sensor histidine kinase BarA, whose amino-acid sequence MKSTENMTKYSLRSWVLVLALAPTIVVGILLGSYFTINRFYELEDTLMAKGSNIIEPLAIASEFGIVTEDRESTKKLLSATQMKNASLILSIAIFDSQNQLFVTSHYHKDFEVMRTQQPLSTLDATEFNTLEDILVIRSPIVSNTHFNPLAFINTQSSKDPLDSINQQNTVYSQSMAKPIYNSKQEQVIGYIAILINKENALLEQHRAAIAAFIIVLIGVQFNLFFTFRLVKHVNHPITEMVRVVAKIREGKLDTRLDGNLIGELDLLKRGINAMAGSLSEYHDEMQQNIDQATSDLRETLEQIEIQNVELDLAKKRALEASRIKSEFLANMSHELRTPLNGVIGFSRQLIKTPLHSSQLDYIKTIERSASNLLGIINDILDFSKLEAGKMVFEKMPFALRETLADTLSLIAGSAREKGLELVIDIDSNVPESVSGDAMRVNQIITNLVGNAIKFTDQGSVMLKITLVGTNEDTVTLRCEVIDTGIGIDEGQQEYLFQAFGQADSSISRRFGGTGLGLVITKRLINQMGGQIGFTSSPDKGSNFWFILPLSTSQFDIGEVLPMDVLQGKSILLFEPRELTRGTLNKRLESWHLKLTSVGQLEHLNSILGQNNIHFDYILTSCHGFDSPEQISSQLQEMKNHTQCLILLHDCIDQDIISYHLKPNTDLLLSVPINDMELARHLIYPPTPKALQQLQPVASVTDSERLNVSVLAVDDNMANLKLIDTLLQELVVNVTTAKNGQEAIKLARSKSFELIFMDIQMPGMDGITATKRIRHESMNRNTPIIAVTAHAIAEERENILAAGMDAFLPKPIDESSLKKVINRWVAKPKFTHFELHTLNWELCLSQASQKPDLALEMLQMLVDSIPSTIATIELALQEQDQSQMLQAVHKLHGASCYCGVPTTQKLCQEIELALKHKTSTSELEPEILELLDELTKVESAATQVLEQLSMDITHDS is encoded by the coding sequence ATGAAAAGTACCGAAAATATGACTAAATACAGCCTTCGTTCGTGGGTACTGGTACTGGCATTGGCTCCTACCATTGTGGTAGGTATTCTACTTGGAAGTTACTTCACCATAAACCGCTTTTATGAACTTGAAGACACACTGATGGCAAAAGGCAGCAATATTATCGAGCCATTAGCCATCGCCAGTGAGTTTGGTATTGTGACTGAAGATAGAGAGTCAACAAAAAAACTGCTTTCTGCAACGCAAATGAAAAATGCATCATTAATACTCTCTATTGCGATTTTTGATAGTCAAAACCAACTTTTTGTCACCTCTCATTACCATAAAGACTTCGAGGTAATGCGCACTCAGCAGCCATTATCAACGTTAGACGCCACTGAATTTAATACCTTAGAAGATATTTTAGTCATTCGCAGTCCTATTGTGTCCAATACGCATTTTAACCCACTTGCTTTTATTAATACTCAATCAAGTAAAGATCCGCTTGATTCTATTAATCAACAAAATACGGTTTACAGCCAAAGTATGGCAAAACCTATTTATAACAGTAAACAAGAACAAGTTATTGGCTATATCGCAATATTAATCAATAAAGAAAATGCGTTACTAGAGCAACATAGAGCTGCCATTGCCGCGTTTATTATTGTCCTGATTGGCGTGCAGTTTAACCTATTTTTCACCTTTCGCTTAGTGAAACACGTCAACCATCCTATTACCGAAATGGTCAGGGTTGTGGCAAAAATTCGTGAAGGTAAACTCGACACCCGTTTAGATGGTAATTTAATTGGTGAATTAGATTTACTTAAACGAGGCATTAATGCCATGGCAGGATCCTTGTCTGAATACCATGACGAGATGCAACAAAATATTGATCAGGCAACCTCGGATTTACGAGAAACCTTAGAGCAGATTGAAATTCAAAACGTTGAATTAGATTTAGCCAAAAAGCGTGCATTAGAAGCCAGTCGCATTAAATCTGAGTTTTTAGCCAATATGTCGCACGAACTGCGTACCCCGCTCAACGGGGTGATAGGGTTTTCAAGACAGTTAATTAAAACACCGTTACATTCAAGTCAGCTCGATTACATTAAAACCATTGAGCGTAGCGCCAGTAATTTATTAGGCATCATCAATGACATTCTTGATTTCTCTAAACTTGAAGCCGGTAAAATGGTGTTTGAAAAAATGCCTTTTGCGTTACGTGAAACCTTAGCTGATACCTTAAGCCTTATCGCCGGAAGTGCGCGTGAGAAAGGCCTAGAACTTGTTATTGATATTGATTCTAATGTGCCTGAAAGCGTTAGCGGTGATGCAATGCGTGTGAATCAAATTATTACCAATCTGGTTGGCAACGCAATCAAATTTACTGACCAAGGTAGCGTAATGCTAAAAATCACCCTTGTGGGCACTAATGAAGATACTGTGACCCTTCGATGTGAAGTCATCGACACAGGTATTGGCATTGATGAAGGACAGCAGGAATATTTATTCCAAGCTTTTGGCCAGGCAGATTCGTCGATATCTCGCCGTTTTGGCGGAACAGGTTTAGGCTTAGTGATAACCAAACGCCTCATTAATCAGATGGGCGGCCAAATTGGATTTACTTCAAGCCCAGATAAAGGGTCAAACTTTTGGTTTATTTTACCCCTAAGCACCAGTCAGTTTGACATAGGTGAAGTATTACCAATGGATGTGCTGCAGGGCAAATCTATTCTATTATTTGAACCAAGAGAGCTCACACGTGGCACCTTGAATAAACGCCTAGAATCATGGCATTTAAAACTGACCAGTGTGGGGCAGTTAGAACACCTCAATTCCATCCTTGGGCAAAACAATATTCACTTTGATTATATCTTAACAAGCTGTCATGGCTTTGATAGCCCGGAGCAAATCAGCTCACAACTACAAGAGATGAAAAATCATACGCAATGTCTGATTTTACTGCACGACTGTATAGACCAAGACATCATTAGTTATCACTTGAAACCCAATACCGATTTACTGCTGAGCGTGCCTATCAATGATATGGAGTTAGCCAGGCATTTAATTTACCCACCGACGCCCAAAGCTTTACAGCAGTTGCAGCCTGTCGCGTCTGTCACTGATAGTGAGCGTTTGAATGTGTCAGTGTTAGCCGTAGATGACAATATGGCCAACTTGAAGCTGATTGATACTTTATTACAAGAGTTAGTTGTCAATGTCACCACAGCTAAAAATGGCCAAGAAGCAATTAAGCTGGCAAGAAGTAAAAGCTTTGAATTAATCTTTATGGACATTCAAATGCCGGGGATGGATGGCATAACAGCAACCAAGCGTATACGTCATGAATCAATGAACCGCAATACGCCAATAATTGCCGTTACAGCCCATGCTATTGCAGAAGAAAGAGAAAATATTTTAGCGGCAGGTATGGATGCCTTTCTACCCAAGCCCATCGATGAATCATCCTTAAAAAAAGTGATTAATCGCTGGGTAGCAAAACCTAAATTTACCCATTTTGAGCTTCATACCCTCAATTGGGAATTATGCTTAAGCCAAGCAAGCCAAAAACCAGACTTAGCACTTGAAATGCTACAGATGTTGGTAGACTCTATTCCCAGCACTATCGCCACCATTGAGTTAGCGCTGCAAGAGCAAGATCAATCGCAAATGTTACAAGCGGTTCATAAACTGCATGGTGCCAGCTGCTATTGTGGCGTACCAACAACGCAGAAGCTTTGCCAAGAAATAGAATTAGCATTGAAGCACAAAACCTCGACGAGTGAGCTAGAACCGGAAATACTTGAGTTACTTGATGAGCTAACTAAGGTAGAATCAGCGGCAACTCAAGTATTAGAACAGTTATCGATGGACATCACGCATGACTCATAA
- a CDS encoding YjaG family protein — protein MTHKPGFFQRLKALSLPQKQLFAIALCQRMLPNYQLFSEVCEFGQPAVLSTALDLLWQSQYDKKNKYNVDVHLQKLEENTPDPSEFEAYGVYPAMDAVVAISTLMSAIADKIEDDIINISKLSSSTVANYVEALSDDDLMDEALDDFVFAHPVMIEEKELQNMLLDIIEANPDIHPDLVKGLRKDIIDAGVSNIGISL, from the coding sequence ATGACTCATAAACCTGGATTTTTTCAACGTTTAAAAGCGTTATCTTTACCCCAAAAACAATTATTTGCGATCGCTTTATGCCAGCGTATGTTACCTAATTATCAACTATTTTCAGAGGTATGCGAATTTGGCCAACCTGCCGTTCTATCAACGGCCCTGGACTTATTATGGCAAAGCCAGTACGACAAAAAAAACAAATACAATGTCGATGTACATTTACAAAAATTAGAAGAAAACACTCCTGACCCAAGCGAATTTGAAGCTTATGGTGTTTATCCTGCAATGGATGCTGTAGTAGCAATTTCAACATTAATGAGTGCGATTGCAGATAAAATTGAAGATGACATTATCAATATCAGCAAGCTATCTTCCAGTACTGTGGCGAACTATGTTGAAGCCCTGAGTGATGATGATTTGATGGATGAAGCATTAGATGACTTTGTATTTGCCCATCCTGTGATGATAGAAGAAAAAGAGCTACAAAATATGTTATTAGATATTATTGAAGCAAACCCAGATATTCATCCAGACTTAGTTAAAGGTTTACGAAAAGATATTATCGACGCGGGTGTGTCCAACATCGGCATTAGTCTCTAG
- a CDS encoding AEC family transporter: MSSILTPLIAVFIIMLLGGIVQKLRFLPADTNLILNQFVYYIAFPAILLIVLAETRIEDIMQWGFIGGFSLAMVTTYALVIAVSLWRKPKQQAIAAMRALNATFGNTAFIGIPLLSLLFPGNKIALVAAAITSLLSVIMFAFALVSIELASRNKQSTDHAVIIMANALFKNPIVLGSVIGISLSALHITVPESLSLVLHQIGSTSSPCALFAIGMVLAKAFQHQSFANMFSSSLIAEISLINLLKLIIQPFIAFGLLKLFNVEHELLTMGVLLAALPTAASVYLLAERYQVNANICAQSILYGTLITFVSLPIIETLLKSTA; the protein is encoded by the coding sequence ATGTCCAGTATTCTTACCCCGCTTATCGCTGTGTTTATTATTATGTTACTCGGCGGCATTGTTCAAAAATTAAGATTTCTACCTGCAGATACCAATCTTATTCTCAATCAGTTTGTTTATTATATTGCCTTTCCAGCCATTTTATTGATTGTACTCGCCGAAACGCGCATTGAAGATATTATGCAATGGGGCTTTATTGGTGGATTTAGTTTAGCAATGGTCACCACCTATGCACTCGTCATAGCGGTATCCTTATGGCGTAAACCTAAGCAGCAAGCAATTGCCGCTATGCGCGCATTAAATGCCACCTTTGGCAATACTGCCTTCATTGGTATTCCATTACTCAGCTTACTATTTCCGGGTAACAAAATCGCATTAGTGGCCGCAGCAATAACTAGCTTGCTGTCTGTCATCATGTTCGCCTTTGCATTAGTCTCCATTGAACTGGCCAGCCGTAACAAACAGTCTACCGATCATGCCGTTATCATTATGGCCAATGCACTATTTAAAAACCCGATAGTTCTCGGTAGCGTTATAGGGATCAGCTTATCAGCATTACATATCACCGTACCTGAAAGCCTATCATTAGTGCTGCACCAAATAGGCAGTACCTCTAGTCCCTGTGCACTATTCGCTATAGGAATGGTTCTTGCCAAAGCGTTTCAGCATCAATCTTTTGCAAACATGTTCAGCTCTAGCCTGATTGCAGAAATAAGTTTAATCAACTTACTTAAATTAATTATTCAACCTTTTATTGCCTTTGGATTGCTGAAACTGTTTAACGTAGAGCATGAACTACTGACAATGGGAGTGCTTTTAGCTGCTTTGCCTACGGCAGCAAGTGTCTATTTATTGGCAGAGCGATACCAAGTTAATGCCAATATCTGCGCGCAAAGTATTTTATATGGCACATTAATTACCTTTGTAAGCTTGCCTATAATAGAAACACTATTAAAATCTACTGCTTAA
- the recN gene encoding DNA repair protein RecN, which produces MLCQLSINNFAIVRFLELDFKAGMTTITGETGAGKSIAIDALGLCLGNRSDANTVRPGASKTEVSARFTLHDVPQAKRWLEDNDLDNEDDCILRRTINSDGRSRAYINGNPVPIAQLKSIGQLLIGIHGQHAHHAMLKSEHQLTLLDSYANHKLLIDTVHASYQRHKQIENELKMLEHAQHERISRKQLLQYQVEELDEFNLADGEFVEIEQEHKRLANGTELIETCQASLDLLTEGEEFNIESLLNKVIHLADNLQNVDEKFAPVASMLNEALIQIQESTVEIEDYLSRLELDPEHFIYLEKRLTTAMQLSRKHHVSAEDLFAHHAQLKAELVSLSDDETKLDEIKQALDFSRDAYLAHAQKLSQSRARYAKELDKLVTRSIHELNMPKGQFNIAVNFNPEMSNSLGCDQVEFLVSTNPGQPLQPIAKVASGGELSRIGLGIQVITAKKVSTPTLIFDEVDVGISGPTAAVVGRMLRSLGDSTQVFCVTHLPQVAGNGHQHMFVNKFNKGGQTETTMQSLDKEQRINELARLLGGDIITENTLANARELLQ; this is translated from the coding sequence ATGCTTTGCCAACTCAGTATCAACAATTTTGCGATAGTACGTTTTTTAGAACTTGATTTTAAAGCCGGCATGACCACCATCACGGGTGAAACGGGTGCGGGTAAATCTATTGCTATTGATGCGTTAGGTTTATGTTTAGGTAACCGCAGCGATGCCAATACCGTGAGACCTGGAGCCAGTAAAACCGAAGTAAGCGCTCGCTTTACCTTACATGATGTGCCACAAGCTAAGCGCTGGTTAGAAGATAATGACCTTGATAATGAAGATGACTGCATTTTACGCCGCACCATTAACAGTGATGGTCGCTCACGCGCTTATATTAATGGCAACCCAGTCCCGATTGCGCAACTTAAAAGCATAGGACAATTGCTAATAGGTATTCATGGTCAACATGCTCACCATGCAATGCTAAAAAGTGAGCATCAACTTACGCTACTAGACAGCTATGCTAATCATAAGCTGTTAATTGATACTGTACATGCCAGTTACCAACGTCATAAACAGATCGAAAATGAGCTAAAAATGCTCGAACATGCGCAACATGAGCGTATATCGCGTAAACAGTTACTCCAATATCAAGTTGAAGAGTTAGATGAGTTTAATTTAGCAGATGGTGAGTTTGTTGAAATAGAACAAGAACATAAGCGTCTTGCTAATGGCACCGAATTGATAGAAACCTGCCAAGCCAGTTTAGACCTACTGACTGAAGGTGAAGAATTCAACATAGAATCACTGCTAAATAAAGTGATTCATTTAGCTGATAATTTACAAAATGTAGATGAAAAGTTCGCCCCCGTAGCCAGCATGCTTAATGAAGCATTAATTCAGATCCAAGAAAGCACAGTTGAAATAGAAGACTACCTTAGTCGTTTAGAGCTAGATCCTGAACACTTTATCTATTTAGAAAAGCGTTTAACAACGGCCATGCAACTTTCACGCAAGCATCATGTCAGTGCTGAAGACTTATTCGCGCACCATGCTCAACTGAAAGCTGAACTTGTTAGCCTGTCTGATGATGAAACTAAGTTAGATGAAATTAAACAAGCTTTAGATTTTAGCCGTGATGCCTATTTAGCACATGCACAAAAACTCAGTCAAAGCCGTGCTCGCTATGCTAAAGAGTTAGATAAATTAGTTACCCGCTCAATCCACGAATTAAACATGCCAAAAGGCCAATTTAATATTGCGGTAAACTTTAACCCAGAAATGAGTAACAGTTTAGGTTGTGATCAAGTAGAGTTTTTAGTTAGCACCAACCCTGGCCAGCCACTACAACCGATTGCTAAAGTGGCTTCAGGTGGCGAGTTGTCTCGCATAGGATTAGGCATACAAGTTATTACCGCCAAAAAAGTCTCTACCCCCACATTAATATTTGACGAGGTCGATGTTGGTATTTCAGGACCGACTGCGGCTGTTGTTGGCAGAATGCTGAGAAGCCTAGGGGATTCAACCCAAGTATTTTGTGTTACCCATTTACCGCAAGTAGCTGGAAATGGCCATCAGCATATGTTTGTCAACAAGTTCAACAAAGGTGGACAAACTGAGACGACCATGCAAAGTTTAGATAAAGAGCAACGCATAAACGAACTAGCGCGTTTATTAGGGGGTGATATTATCACTGAGAACACCCTCGCAAATGCCAGAGAGTTGTTGCAATAA
- a CDS encoding phosphatidylglycerophosphatase A family protein: protein MKLLSQDPALKRLRLSNPIHFLALGFGSGLAAKAPGTFGTIAAIPLYLLMSHLSLPVYLALTLISVLLGIYICDKAARDMQVHDHGAIVWDEVAGLLITLIAAPTGWVWLLVGFGFFRFFDILKPWPIRWLDAKVHGGFGIMIDDVLAGVFAFLCLQACVYFFG, encoded by the coding sequence ATGAAGTTACTCTCACAAGACCCAGCACTGAAACGTTTACGTCTATCTAATCCTATTCACTTTCTTGCATTGGGTTTTGGAAGTGGTTTAGCAGCTAAAGCGCCTGGCACCTTTGGCACTATTGCGGCTATCCCTTTATATTTATTGATGAGCCACTTAAGCCTGCCAGTATATTTAGCTTTGACATTAATAAGTGTGCTGCTGGGTATTTATATTTGCGATAAAGCAGCCAGAGATATGCAAGTGCATGATCACGGCGCAATTGTGTGGGATGAAGTCGCAGGTTTATTGATAACCTTAATAGCCGCCCCTACAGGTTGGGTATGGTTGTTAGTCGGTTTTGGTTTTTTCCGGTTCTTTGACATCCTAAAACCCTGGCCTATTAGGTGGCTAGATGCCAAAGTACATGGTGGCTTTGGTATTATGATTGATGATGTACTGGCGGGTGTTTTTGCCTTTTTGTGTTTGCAGGCATGCGTTTACTTTTTCGGATAA
- the thiL gene encoding thiamine-phosphate kinase, which produces MKEFQLIEQFFKNRGQKRRDVILGIGDDCALVQPAEGKVIAISCDTLVEGVHFLADMPAHALGYKSLAVNLSDLAAMGAEPAWMTLALSLPDVDAQWLTDFSNGLFEIADYYNVALVGGDTTRGPRCINLTINGQIPKGKSLKRSGAKVGDWIYVTGTLGDSALGLDMLRGVQTVKPEYKEYLLNRHYYPTPRVLAGQALRGLATSAIDLSDGLVSDLSHILKASNVGATINANAIPLSSSLKNSVTAEQALAYALTGGEDYELLFTVPESQRGAIDTALIHAGVKFVNVGQICSGDKIKFTLDGQPFTPEFKGFEHF; this is translated from the coding sequence GTGAAAGAATTCCAACTTATTGAACAGTTTTTTAAAAACCGTGGCCAGAAGCGCCGTGATGTCATCTTAGGTATTGGCGATGATTGTGCTCTGGTACAGCCTGCAGAGGGTAAGGTTATTGCTATTTCATGCGATACCTTAGTTGAAGGGGTACATTTTCTTGCTGATATGCCTGCACATGCTCTTGGCTATAAATCACTGGCAGTGAATCTGTCTGATTTAGCCGCTATGGGAGCAGAACCTGCCTGGATGACTTTAGCGCTATCTTTACCTGATGTTGATGCTCAGTGGCTTACTGATTTTAGTAATGGGTTATTTGAAATCGCAGACTATTATAACGTTGCTTTAGTCGGCGGCGATACCACCCGTGGACCCCGTTGTATAAATCTGACCATTAATGGGCAGATCCCTAAAGGTAAATCGCTAAAACGCAGTGGTGCAAAAGTGGGTGACTGGATATATGTGACCGGAACTTTAGGCGACTCAGCGCTTGGACTCGATATGCTGCGTGGTGTTCAGACTGTTAAGCCAGAGTACAAAGAATACCTACTGAACCGCCATTATTATCCCACCCCAAGGGTGCTAGCAGGGCAAGCATTACGTGGTCTTGCGACTAGCGCGATTGATTTATCTGACGGCTTAGTCTCAGATCTTTCTCATATTCTTAAAGCATCCAATGTGGGTGCAACGATTAATGCTAATGCAATACCATTATCTAGCTCATTAAAAAATAGTGTGACGGCAGAGCAAGCTTTAGCCTATGCCTTAACCGGAGGTGAAGACTATGAACTGTTATTTACTGTACCTGAGTCGCAGCGTGGGGCAATAGACACCGCCTTAATTCATGCGGGGGTTAAGTTTGTTAACGTTGGCCAAATTTGTTCTGGTGATAAAATTAAATTCACTTTAGACGGTCAACCTTTCACGCCAGAGTTTAAAGGTTTCGAGCATTTTTAA
- the nusB gene encoding transcription antitermination factor NusB, whose amino-acid sequence MKPSERRKARRLAVQAIYSWQLTGNNVADVEHEFLTEQSLDGVDVAYFRELLAGVTAKVAQIDELLKPHLDRDFSEVSPVEKAIVRLATFELTFKKDVPFKVAINEGIELAKAFGADDSHKFVNGLLDKIVRNK is encoded by the coding sequence ATGAAGCCTTCAGAGCGCCGTAAGGCACGCCGTTTAGCCGTTCAAGCAATTTATTCATGGCAGCTAACAGGCAACAATGTTGCTGATGTTGAACATGAGTTTTTAACCGAACAAAGTTTAGATGGTGTTGATGTTGCTTATTTTCGTGAACTTTTAGCGGGTGTTACAGCTAAAGTCGCTCAGATAGATGAATTATTAAAACCACACTTAGACCGTGATTTTAGTGAAGTATCGCCAGTTGAAAAAGCCATAGTACGCTTAGCAACATTTGAGCTGACTTTCAAAAAAGATGTTCCTTTTAAGGTAGCCATCAACGAAGGTATCGAACTTGCTAAAGCCTTTGGTGCTGATGACAGTCACAAGTTCGTCAACGGTTTGTTGGATAAAATCGTGAGAAATAAGTAA
- the ribH gene encoding 6,7-dimethyl-8-ribityllumazine synthase, whose protein sequence is MNIVQGNIEAKNAKVAIVVSRFNSFVVESLLSGALDTLKRFGQVADDNITVVRVPGAVELPLAARRVAASGKFDGIISLGAVIRGGTPHFDMVAGECNKGLAQVALEYDIPVSFGVLTTDTIEQAIERSGTKAGNKGGEAALSLLEMVNVLQELEKQLV, encoded by the coding sequence ATGAACATAGTTCAAGGTAATATCGAAGCGAAAAATGCCAAAGTGGCGATCGTTGTATCGCGTTTCAATAGCTTTGTTGTTGAAAGTCTGCTTAGCGGCGCACTAGATACTTTAAAACGTTTTGGTCAGGTTGCAGATGATAACATTACAGTTGTGCGTGTGCCTGGCGCTGTGGAATTACCACTGGCTGCTCGTCGAGTTGCTGCAAGTGGAAAATTTGATGGCATTATCTCACTTGGTGCTGTGATCCGCGGTGGTACACCTCATTTTGATATGGTTGCCGGTGAATGTAATAAGGGACTTGCTCAAGTAGCATTAGAGTACGACATCCCCGTTTCTTTTGGTGTGTTAACAACAGATACCATTGAGCAAGCCATTGAGCGCTCAGGTACAAAAGCGGGCAATAAAGGTGGCGAAGCTGCATTAAGCCTGCTGGAGATGGTTAACGTGCTTCAAGAGTTAGAAAAACAGTTGGTATAG
- the ribBA gene encoding bifunctional 3,4-dihydroxy-2-butanone-4-phosphate synthase/GTP cyclohydrolase II, with translation MALHSIEEIIEDIRLGKMVILMDDEDRENEGDLIMAADCVTPEAINFMATFGRGLICQTMTKARCQQLNLPLMVTNNNAQFSTNFTVSIEAAEGVTTGISAHDRAVTVKAAVAKNAKASDLVQPGHIFPLMAQDGGVLIRAGHTEAGCDLARLAGFEPSGVIVEILNEDGTMARCPDLEIFSEKHGIKMGTIADLIEYRNNKETTVVREAKCKLPTRFGEFDMVTFRDTIDNQLHYALIKGDINANTLVRVHLQNTFNDLLHSERDQKRSWPLEKAMERIADDGGVLVLLGNQEHTSSILAKVKSFEAEDNGQAMAPALWQGTSRRVGVGSQILSSLGVTTMRLLSSPKQYHSLSGFGLEVTEYISE, from the coding sequence ATGGCTTTACACAGTATAGAAGAAATCATCGAAGACATCCGTCTTGGTAAAATGGTTATCTTGATGGATGACGAAGACCGTGAAAATGAAGGTGATTTAATCATGGCCGCCGATTGTGTGACGCCGGAGGCAATCAATTTTATGGCCACTTTCGGTCGTGGCTTAATTTGTCAAACTATGACAAAAGCGCGTTGTCAGCAATTAAATTTACCTTTAATGGTGACCAATAATAACGCCCAGTTTTCAACTAATTTTACCGTGTCTATTGAAGCGGCTGAAGGTGTTACCACAGGTATTTCTGCCCACGACAGAGCGGTAACAGTTAAAGCTGCAGTGGCTAAAAATGCCAAAGCATCCGATTTAGTTCAGCCAGGGCATATATTCCCTTTGATGGCCCAAGATGGCGGGGTGCTGATCCGTGCTGGCCATACTGAAGCTGGATGTGATTTAGCCCGTCTTGCTGGTTTTGAACCTTCAGGTGTGATTGTTGAGATTTTAAATGAAGATGGCACTATGGCTCGCTGTCCTGATTTAGAAATTTTTAGTGAGAAACATGGCATAAAAATGGGCACTATTGCCGATTTAATTGAGTATCGTAATAACAAAGAAACCACAGTTGTACGTGAAGCAAAATGTAAACTGCCTACCCGCTTTGGTGAGTTTGATATGGTGACATTTAGAGACACTATCGATAACCAACTTCATTACGCCTTGATTAAGGGTGATATTAACGCTAATACATTGGTGCGGGTGCATTTGCAGAATACCTTTAATGATTTACTGCATTCAGAACGCGATCAAAAACGCAGCTGGCCGCTTGAAAAAGCCATGGAGCGAATTGCAGATGACGGTGGTGTATTGGTATTGCTTGGTAATCAAGAACACACCAGCAGTATATTGGCTAAGGTTAAGTCATTTGAGGCCGAAGACAATGGTCAAGCTATGGCTCCTGCTTTGTGGCAAGGTACGTCACGTCGTGTTGGTGTAGGCTCACAAATTTTATCAAGCCTTGGTGTCACCACTATGCGTTTGTTGAGTTCGCCTAAGCAGTATCATTCTTTGTCGGGTTTCGGCTTGGAAGTGACTGAATATATTTCGGAATAA
- a CDS encoding riboflavin synthase: protein MFTGIIEALGTLRKIERKGNDIRLTVASGKLDLSDVKLGDSIATNGVCLTVVQCLADGYVADVSAETVTLTGFAHYQVGQKVNLEKAVTATTRLGGHMVSGHVDGVAKVDGRQYRGQAIEFWLSAPADLAKYIAHKGSITIDGVSLTVNEVKGNQFRLTIVPHTASETTLTELKAGASVNIEVDLIARYLERLMQPQDEQQPKSGVTLSMLASAGFMK, encoded by the coding sequence ATGTTTACAGGCATTATTGAAGCCCTAGGCACTTTGCGCAAAATTGAGCGTAAAGGTAACGATATCCGCTTAACTGTGGCTAGCGGTAAACTTGATTTATCTGATGTAAAATTAGGTGACAGCATTGCCACAAACGGCGTTTGCTTGACTGTAGTCCAATGCTTAGCCGATGGCTATGTTGCCGATGTTTCTGCAGAAACTGTTACCTTAACGGGGTTCGCTCACTATCAGGTTGGCCAAAAAGTTAACTTAGAAAAGGCGGTTACAGCAACAACGCGTTTAGGTGGCCATATGGTTAGCGGCCATGTTGACGGTGTCGCTAAAGTCGATGGGCGTCAGTACCGTGGACAAGCGATTGAGTTTTGGTTGTCAGCTCCTGCTGATTTAGCTAAATATATTGCCCATAAAGGCTCAATCACCATAGATGGTGTGAGCTTGACCGTTAATGAGGTCAAAGGTAATCAGTTTAGGTTGACTATTGTGCCGCACACAGCAAGTGAAACGACGTTAACCGAATTAAAAGCCGGTGCTAGCGTTAATATTGAAGTTGACTTAATAGCTCGGTATCTTGAAAGATTAATGCAACCACAAGATGAACAGCAACCTAAATCTGGCGTCACCTTGTCGATGTTAGCCAGTGCTGGATTTATGAAGTAA